The genomic stretch attaattaattggttgttaggtagtataataattgattatattaattaatttggtgtgttaattaattatttagttgatataagatataattgaattatttatttgaattaaatagagatattataatcctaggtcttattgggcctaataattaaattagaggtatcattctttaagcccaaatataatactagtatataagaggtgaggagagtgagaagtagaattcatttgatcatttgacggcaacagagaaagaaaagaggaaaagtaaggagaagaggggaggaacaagagagaagctagggtttccagaaaattgaaaaGGTAAGGGGGaaaatccttattattatgggttagtatgattgggtcaatgggtagaaatatgtttacgttgaaatccctaaatttcatggttttggaattgttaggttttgatgagtattcttaatttgtggtgatttgattatgttaaaactgcaaattaatgttacatacttagagtattgtatgagttataattttctgaacgtttggctttttacggaatcgaaatcggaggtccgaaagtcctccaacgatgaaaaatgcagaaaattctgcattctgtttttgtgttaaccggttacccaccgagcgttaaccggttacttgctcaAAAACCTGCCCAGAAGCTgattctgttttgcgttaaccggttacccaccgagcgttaaccggttacttgctaaaaatctgcgcaggaaattgcattctgttttatgttaaccggttacccaccgagcgttaaccggttacttgctgtgaaaaatgaaaaattgagattttaaaagttgtattcattttgaaatgcaatctaagtgcacgtagttgataattagcctatatttgtgaatgatatattgttatgaatgtgtatatgtaccattgatggataattcatagagttgaattatggtgatatgtggaatgctaagatggtagagatgatcttaattgcatatgtgttggtatttgtacattcattcatggcatggtcggcttcatggtggaagcggtgaaactgtgggttcatATGGTAATtgacgttgatccttaattggaaataggcgtagcagacattgacccttaattggaaatagacgtagtggcttggattctagatattgaatcggaaagcggtgaaactgtgggttcacatgatattagacgttgatccttgaatggaaataggcgtagcagacgttgatccttaattggaaataggcgtagtggctttgatcttgtcctGATCGGAAGCatggcttggattctagatattgaatcggaaagcggtgaaacgttgggttcacattgcggtaccacatgcatagagtcacatgtcttgcattgagtcacattagagttatgtgataattgaatgtttgcattgatgtgattgcgaggtgtgtatgagatatagaaattgaatttggtgatgtttggatacataatttggcaaaatatgtgattatgtgataattgtagttatgtgtataattaggaatatagtattggattgTAATATTATACTCCCTGAGTTTTTATGCGTGCTTGAAACAtatgaaataaatgttggttaatattattgacatggttatacaaggtgtgatgaattccgttcattgttgatttaatcattgtgctttattatacttcttcataatgatttgaattctcacccttctgtttgaatgttgctttatatggcatcgtgcagatactccagagtagtattgcggaagtaagtggacggtaactcactcgagattagctggagagttctGGTGCCttgttttagagactaagtagtgagtcaatgctctggtcatgtaacacggggtagattggtagtattgaactcatatctgatttagatacgtattatgttattacttgtgaacatgtttatttgaaaattgcggtttgagaggccatagtgccaaatattctggatatggttttagttatcttgaggagattattgagagatgatcatggtatgggacatggatcattttatgaaatacatgagtattcattattttccgctgcgaacgcatattcttgaatattcatgataagtgaaatgtgttattttaaatgaccaggtgtattgtatattgatgatgaatgatgttggtttttgaaagcttttagtttttgaaaacatcgatgtgacgccctttcgtttatatgcgtgcttatttactctgattatatgttaagtattttggggtagaaaaaggggtgttacattcGTGGCATCAGAGCctggtcgaccagttggtcaatagtcgttaatgttttccaatcctgctgtatttgatttgtgtatctgacacgatcgatgCTATTTGTCTGGTTGTTCGAGCTGTTTAGGAcgatggttgcaggcaggaatgatgatgccattgctgaggcgctgaggatgttggttgactccattggtcagatccctcaagcgaatgatggtaaccgaaatggagatgatgatgagttatgtgctttggggagattccagaggaacaatcctcctgtctctgagggtgagcatgaacctgataaagctcaagcttggctgaaggcaattgagaagatcttcagagtcatgaactgtactgatgctcagagagtgcagtttggtactcatatgcttgagaaggaagctgaagattggtggagtaacactcttcagaggtttgaaggagacaacattgaggttacttgggctcttttctgtgatgtcttcttggagaactattttccagaagtgtgtcgtgggaagaaagaggtggagttccttgaattgaagcaaggaaatggtaccgttgcggaatatgctgctagatttcaggagcttatcaagtattgtcctcattacaatactgctaatgctgagagatctaaatgcttGAAGTTCGTGAACGGCTTGAGACATaatatcaagaaggccattggttaccaatagattactcgttttgcggagttggttaacaagagtcggatttatgatgaggagagtagggaaagtgcttctttctacaagagtttgaaggggaaaaaccaggatcatgggaaaccgtatgatgacaagaggagacaatctggttttggcaagaagccaagtgggggaggatcttctactccacttaagtgtttcaaatgtggcgTTAAAGGTCATCGTGTTGTTGATTGCAGTAAGGATTCTGTGacgtgtttcaagtgtggcaagagtggccacagagcaaaccagtgtggagttggttcgagtgtgacttgttacaattgcagtgagaaaggtcacattagtaccaaatgtgataagccaaagaaggagaaagcgaagggaaaggtgtttgcattgtctggtgcagaggccactaccgatgataggctaatccaaagtgcgtgctttattaatggtacacctttgactgccattattgataccgatgcaacacattctttcatttctttggattgtgctaagcgattgaatcttatattatctgatatgcgtagaagtatggttattgatacacctgctatgggttctgtttctacttcctatgCGTGTCTGAATTGTtcgttgagtatctttggtagggattttggaattgatttagtttgtcttcctttagagcaacttgacgtgattttgggtatgaattggttagaatttaatcgggtgtatatcaactgtttcgagaagacagttatttttcctgaggttggtgcgaaggaagattggtttgtgtctgctaagcaagtggatgaatcggtgcaaggtggtgccgagttgtttatgttgttggcaactttggatattcgtgagaagaggacgattgaagaattgccaatagtttgtgagtttgcggaggtatttccggaagatataagtgatttaccgccggaacgcgaggttgagttttcgatcgatttagttcctggaactagtcctgtatcgatggctccctatcaAATGTCTGCTTCTGAattgaaagagttgaagagtcaacttgaagacttgcttgagaagaggtttattcgtcctagtgtgtcgccgtggggtgcacctgttctgttggtcaagaagaaagaaggttttatgagattatgtgttgattatagacaactgaacaaagtgacgattaagaacaagtatccacttccgaggattgacgatctgatggatcagctggttggagcttgtgtgtttagcaaaattgatttgaggtctgggtatcatcagattcgtgtaaaggctgaggatattcaaaagactgcttttcggacaaggtatggtcactacgagtactccatgatgccttttggtgtgactaatgcacctggtgtatttatggagtatatgaatagaatttttcatgattatctggataagtttgttgttaTGTTCATCGAcgatatattgatttattccaagagtgaagaggatcatgccgagcatttgaagattgcgttatcggtgttgaaagagaggaagttgtttgctaaactctctaaatgtgagttttggttgagtgaagtaagttttcttggacatgtgatttcaagtggtggtatttctgtggatcctacgaagattgaagctgtatctcaatgggaagctcctaagtctgttgctgagattagaagtttccttggtttggctggttattataggaagttcactgaaggattttctaagttgtcgttaccattgaagcagttgactaggaaaggtcaagctttcatttggacttcgcagtgtgaagtgaattttcaagagcttaagagaagattgactacggctcctattttgattttatcggatccgttagaacctttcgttgtgtattgtgatgcttctttgttgggtttgggaggtgttttgatgcaaaaaaggcaagtggtagcttatgcttcaaggcaacttaaagttcatgagaggaattatccgacgcatgatttagaattggccgccgttgtgtttgtaTTGAAGCTTTGGAGAtattatttgtttggatcgaggtttgatgtgtttagtgatcacaagagtttgaagtacttgttcgatcagaaagattgaatatgaggcaaaggagatggttggaattcttgaaagattatgattttggtttgaattatcatcctggaaaggagaatgttgtagccgatgcattgagtaggaagtcattgcacatgtctatgttgatgattcgagagtttgagttgttggagcaatttagagatttgagtttggtttgtgaagcgacgccttcgtgtgttaagcttggtatgttgaagcttacgtgtggcattcttgacgagattagagaaggtcagaagtcatatttgaaattagtcgatgttacgacattgattaatcaaggcaaaggtggtgactttcggattgatgagaatggtatcatgaggtgtcgtgatcgagtttgtgtgCCGGATGTTACGGATTTGATAAAGAGGATTCTCGAGGAtgggcatagaagtggtctgagtattcatcctggtgctactaaaatgtatcaagacttgagaaagatgttttggtggcaaggtatgaagaaggatgtagcaGAATTTATGTATgcatgtttgacttgtcaaaagtcaaagattgaacatcaaaagccgtctggtctgatgcaaccgttatctattcccgagtggaagtgggatagtatctccatggattttgtttcgggtttgccgagaacatcgagtaattgtgaggcgatttgggtcgttgtggacaggttgacgaaatatgctcattttattccgataaggatggattattcgatggagagacttgctaagttgtacatcgaaaggattgtgtgtttgcatggtattccgtcgagcattgtttcgaatagagatccgaggttcacttcgagattctaggaaggtttgcaaagtgctttgggtacgaagttgcgtttgagttcggcatatcatccgcaaactgatggtcaaacagagaggactattcagtcacttgaagatcttttgaggtcttgtgttttggaacaaggaggaaattgggatagtttcttgcctttgatcgagtttacgtataacaacagtttccatttgagtattggaatgacaccttttgaggctctctatggtagaaggtgtaggactcctttgtgttggtacgaatcgggagagagtgctgtggttggacccgagttgattcaagagactacggataagattaagatgattcaagagaagatgaaggcttctcagagtcgtcaaaagagttatcatgataagaggaggaagactcttgagtttgagaaagatgagcatgtgtttcttcgagttacgccaataacgggtgttggtagagctttgaagtcgcgtaagttgacgccgcgtttcattggtccttatcagatttccgagagggtaggtgaagtggcatatcggattgcattaccaccgtcactttctaatattcatgatgtgttccatgtgtctcaattgaggaggtacattgcggatccatcacatgttgttccattagatgatgttctagtgcgggataatttgatggttgatacatcacctatgcgaattgaagatcgagaagtgaagaagcttcgtggtaaggagattgctttggtgaaagtgatatggggcggagccaccaatggcaatattacttgggaactcgaggataagatgaaggaatcgtatccggagttattcgtttgaggtaaattttcgaggccgaaaatcttttaagtgggggagagttgtaacaacccaattttagtaattatttcttatattattattactatatattatttttatttatttggagtgttaattaattaattggttgttaggtagtataataatcgattatattaattaatttggtgtgttaattaattatttagttgatatgagatataattgaattatttatttgaattaaatagagatattataatcctaggtcttattgggcctaataattaaattagaggtatcattctttaagcccaaatataatactagtatataagaggtgaagagagtgagaagtaggattcatttgatcatttgacggcaacagagaaagaaaagaggaaaagtaaggagaagaggggagGAACAAGAGAGAggctagggtttccagaaaattgaaaaggtaagggggagaatccttattattatgggttagtatgattgggtcaatgggtagaaatatgtttacgttgaaatccctaaatttcatggttttggaattgttaggttttgatgagtattcttaATTTGTGGTGATTTtattgtgttaaaactgcaaattaacgttacatacttagagtattgtatgagttataattttctgaacgtttggctttttacggaatcgaaatcggaggtccgaaagtcctcaAACGATGAAAAACAtagaaaattctgcattctgtttttgtgttaaccggttacccacctAGCGTTAACCAGTTACTTGCTCAAAAACCTGCCCAGAAGCTgattctgttttgcgttaaccggttacccaccgagcgttaaccggttacttgctaaaaatTTGCGCAGGAAATTGCATTttgttttgtgttaaccggttacccaccgagccTTAACCGGTTACTTActgtgaaaaatgaaaaattgagattttaaaagttgtattcattttgaaatgcaatctaagtgcgcgtagttgataattagcctatatttgtgaatgatatattgttatgaatgtgtatatgtaccattgatggataattcatagagttgaattatgggGATATGTGGAATGctaagatggtagagatgatcttaattgcatatgtgttggtatttgtacattcattcatggcatggtcggcttcatggtggaagcggtgaaactgtgggttcacatggtaatagacgttgatccttaattggaaataggtgtagcagacgttgatccttaattggaaatagacgtagtggcttggattctagatattgaatcggaaagcggtgaaactgtgggttcacatggtattagatgttgatccttgaatggaaataggcgtaacagacgttgatccttaattggaaataggcgtagtggcgttgatcttgtccggatcggaagcgtggattggattctagatattgaatgggaaagcggtgaaacgttgggttcacattgcggtaccacatgcatagagtcacatgtcttgtattgagtcacattagagttatgtgataattgaatgtttgcattgatgtgattgcgaggtgtgtatgagatatagaaattgaatttggtgatgtttggatacataatttggcaaaatatgtgattatgtgataattgtagttatgtgtataattaggaatatagtattggattgTAATATTATACTCCCTGAGTTTTTATGCGTGCTTGAAACAtatgaaataaatgttggttaatattattgacatggttatacaaggtgtgatgaattccgttcattgttgatttaatcattgtgctttattatacttcttcataatgatttgaattctcacccttctgtttgaatgttgctttatatggcatcgtgcagatactccagagtagtattgcggaagtaagtggacggtaactcactcgagattagctggagagttctGGTGCCttgttttagagactaagtagtgagtcaatgctctggtcatgtaacacggggtagattggtagtattgaactcatatctaATTTAGAtacgtattatgttattacttgtgaacatgtttatttgaaaattgcggtttgagaggccatagtgccaaatattctggatatggttttagttatcttgaggagattattgagagatgatcatggtatgggacatggatcattttatgaaatacatgagtattcattattttccgctgcgaacgcatattcttgaatattcatgataagtgaaatgtgttattttaaatgaccaggtgtattgtatattgatgatgaatgatgttggtttttgaaagcttttagtttttgaaaacatcgatgtgacgccctttcgtttatatgcgtgcttatttactctgattatatgttaagtattttggggtagaaaaaggggtgttacattagtggtatcagagcctggtcgaccagttggtcaatagtcgttaatgttttccaatcctgctgtatttgatttgtgtatctgacacgatcgatgCTATTTGTCTGGTTGTTCGAGCTGTTTAGGAcgatggttgcaggcaggaatgatgatgccattgctgaggcgctgaggatgttggctgactccattggtcagatccctcaagcgaatgatggtaaccgaaatggagatgatgatgagttatgtgctttggggagattccagaggaacaatcctcctgtctctgagggtgagcatgaacctgataaagctcaagcttggctgaaggcaattgagaagatcttcagagtcatgaactgtactgatgctcagaaagtgcagtttggtactcatatgcttgagaaggaagctgaagattggtggagtaacactcttcagaggtttgaaggagacaacattgaggttacttgggctcttttctgtgatgtcttcttggagaactattttccagaagattgtcgtgggaagaaagaggtggagttccttgaattgaagcaaggaaatggtaccgttgcggaatatgctgctagatttcaggagcttatcaagtattgtcctcattacaatactgctaatgctgagagatctaaatgcttGAAGTTCGTGAACGGCTTGAGACATaatatcaagaaggccattggttaccaatagattactcgttttgcggagttggttaacaagagtcggatttatgatgaggagagtagggaaagtgcttctttctacaagagtttgaaggggaaaaaccaggatcatgggaaaccgtatgatgacaagaggagacaatctggttttggcaagaagccaagtgggggaggatcttctactccacttaagtgtttcaaatgtggcgTTAAAGGTCATCGTGTTGTTGATTGCAGTAAGGATTCTGTGacgtgtttcaagtgtggcaagagtggccacagagcaaaccagtgtggagttggttcgagtgtgacttgttacaattgcagtgagaaaggtcacattagtaccaaatgtgataagccaaagaaggagaaagcgaagggaaaggtgtttgcattgtctggtgcagaggccactaccgatgataggctaatccaaagtgcgtgctttattaatggtacacctttgactgccattattgataccgatgcaacacattctttcatttctttggattgtgctaagcgattgaatcttatattatctgatatgcgtagaagtatggttattgatacacctgctatgggttctgtttctacttcctatgCGTGTCTGAATTGTtcgttgagtatctttggtagggattttggaa from Lathyrus oleraceus cultivar Zhongwan6 chromosome 7, CAAS_Psat_ZW6_1.0, whole genome shotgun sequence encodes the following:
- the LOC127102331 gene encoding uncharacterized protein LOC127102331; this translates as MEDIYAEMLRHNQRMEECQMEMMQTIKQIQRDQHDYANWHDQGMAELSGEMSALTHRVDAIQEYTQHVGLDPTQHGRSERSRARCFKCGVKGHRVVDCSKDSVTCFKCGKSGHRANQCGVGSSVTCYNCSEKGHISTKCDKPKKEKAKGKVFALSGAEATTDDRLIQSACFINGTPLTAIIDTDATHSFISLDCAKRLNLILSDMRRSMVIDTPAMGSVSTSYACLNCSLSIFGRDFGIDLVCLPLEQLDVILGMNWLEFNRVYINCFEKTVIFPEVGAKEDWFVSAKQVDESVQGGAELFMLLATLDIREKRTIEELPIVCEFAEVFPEDISDLPPEREVEFSIDLVPGTSPVSMAPYQMSASELKELKSQLEDLLEKRFIRPSVSP
- the LOC127102332 gene encoding uncharacterized protein LOC127102332 — its product is MLECFKCGVKGHRVVDCSKDSVTCFKCGKSGHRANQCGVGSSVTCYNCSEKGHISTKCDKPKKEKAKGKVFALSGAEATTDDRLIQSACFINGTPLTAIIDTDATHSFISLDCAKRLNLILSDMRRSMVIDTPAMGSVSTSYACLNCSLSIFGRDFGIDLVCLPLEQLDVILGMNWLEFNRVYINCFEKTVIFPEVGAKEDWFVSAKQVDESVQGGAELFMLLATLDIREKRTIEELPIVCEFAEVFPEDISDLPPEREVEFSIDLVPGTSPVSMAPYQMSASELKELKSQLEDLLEKRFIRPSVSP